A stretch of Candidatus Bathyarchaeota archaeon DNA encodes these proteins:
- the glmS gene encoding glutamine--fructose-6-phosphate transaminase (isomerizing): MCGIFGGVLKKGAIAPLIHDGLKRLEYRGYDSVGFATIDAGTLQVKKDAGRIDDVVRRLKMNNMPGSMGIGHTRWATHGAPEMVNAHPHTDCNGNLAVIHNGVIENFMELKEELLNKSHILKSRTDTEIIAHLIEEELKGDISLQEAVLKSIRRLEGSYAIAVISTLDPGKILVARNESPLVLGVSKDGTYCASDVPAMLPYTNQVVYLRNGEFAILDQDGYEIRLVSDSTVVERSLEEITWSQEMAEKHGYPHFTIKEINEQPTSLRGALRLQPQYLGLLTALLDRGREVFLLAAGTSYHSCIAASYMFSRLARITAFPAISSEFIEQYGSSVGVDSVVLCVSQSGETYDTLKAIDYARMKASTVLGITNSVGSTLTRVSRAYIIQQSGPEIGVAATKTFTSQLMVLAQLALRLALMKGKISQDEGDDFRENLLRIPDVVEETLNRNKTHVMDLVDKYGGEQLFVFLGRGISSSTALEARLKLLELTYVPSLAYPAGESKHGPISIIEEGVPVIFLCPRGESRKGIVGGIMEMKARGARIISVCEEGDHEIIGLSDDVIEMPKGIKDIFSPIPYVVPLQLFSYYLAVQKDLDPDMPRNLAKSVTVP; this comes from the coding sequence ATGTGCGGAATTTTTGGTGGCGTACTCAAGAAAGGGGCGATCGCCCCTCTTATTCACGACGGTCTCAAGAGGCTAGAGTACCGAGGATACGACTCGGTGGGCTTCGCGACCATAGATGCTGGTACACTCCAGGTGAAAAAGGACGCGGGGCGCATTGACGACGTCGTTCGGAGGCTAAAGATGAACAACATGCCAGGCTCGATGGGAATAGGTCACACACGGTGGGCCACCCACGGAGCCCCAGAAATGGTGAACGCCCACCCTCATACGGACTGTAATGGGAACCTTGCCGTCATCCATAACGGGGTAATAGAGAACTTTATGGAGCTTAAAGAGGAGCTCCTCAACAAGTCGCACATCCTCAAGTCTAGGACTGATACCGAGATAATCGCCCATCTCATTGAGGAGGAGCTTAAAGGTGATATATCCCTCCAAGAGGCAGTTCTCAAATCCATCAGACGCCTTGAGGGATCCTACGCCATCGCTGTGATATCCACCTTGGACCCTGGCAAGATCCTAGTAGCTAGAAACGAGAGTCCACTTGTCCTAGGGGTCTCCAAGGACGGTACTTACTGCGCCTCTGACGTCCCTGCTATGCTTCCTTACACCAACCAAGTGGTTTACCTCAGGAACGGGGAGTTCGCGATACTAGACCAGGACGGATACGAGATCCGGCTGGTGAGTGACAGCACCGTTGTGGAGCGGAGCCTTGAGGAGATCACCTGGTCCCAGGAGATGGCCGAGAAGCATGGCTACCCCCACTTCACGATAAAGGAGATCAATGAGCAGCCTACCAGCCTTAGAGGTGCTCTGAGGCTTCAACCACAATACTTGGGTCTCCTCACAGCACTCCTTGATAGGGGGAGGGAGGTTTTCCTTTTAGCTGCAGGTACCTCTTATCACTCATGCATTGCAGCCTCCTATATGTTCTCTAGGCTCGCCCGGATAACTGCCTTCCCCGCTATCTCTTCAGAGTTTATCGAGCAGTACGGATCATCCGTTGGAGTTGATTCCGTCGTTCTCTGTGTGAGCCAGTCAGGTGAGACATATGATACATTGAAGGCTATTGACTATGCCAGGATGAAGGCGAGCACTGTCCTCGGCATCACCAACTCCGTAGGGTCAACTCTTACCAGGGTATCCAGGGCCTATATTATACAGCAGTCGGGCCCAGAGATTGGAGTCGCCGCCACCAAGACCTTCACCTCCCAGCTCATGGTTCTCGCCCAGCTAGCTCTTAGACTAGCTCTGATGAAAGGAAAAATATCTCAGGACGAGGGAGACGACTTCAGGGAGAACCTTCTAAGGATCCCCGATGTGGTGGAGGAGACGCTTAACCGAAACAAGACGCACGTCATGGACCTCGTTGATAAATACGGGGGGGAACAGCTTTTCGTGTTCCTCGGGAGGGGGATAAGCTCTTCGACAGCCCTCGAAGCAAGGCTGAAGCTCCTCGAACTCACATATGTGCCCTCCCTTGCTTACCCGGCGGGTGAGAGCAAGCATGGTCCCATAAGCATTATTGAGGAGGGGGTCCCCGTGATATTCCTTTGCCCGAGGGGGGAATCTCGGAAGGGTATCGTGGGAGGCATCATGGAGATGAAGGCTCGAGGAGCCCGGATTATATCGGTGTGTGAGGAGGGGGATCATGAGATCATAGGTCTTTCCGACGACGTTATCGAAATGCCCAAGGGGATAAAGGACATTTTCTCGCCGATACCATATGTGGTGCCTCTCCAGCTGTTTTCGTACTACTTGGCTGTTCAGAAGGATCTGGATCCCGACATGCCCCGGAACTTAGCGAAGAGTGTCACAGTCCCTTAG
- a CDS encoding YHS domain-containing protein — translation MARDPICGMTVNEETAKWTSEHEGKRYFFCKERCKLSFEKAPSRFVK, via the coding sequence ATGGCGCGAGATCCGATATGTGGGATGACCGTGAACGAAGAGACGGCCAAATGGACCAGCGAACACGAGGGAAAAAGATACTTTTTCTGCAAAGAAAGGTGCAAACTCTCTTTCGAGAAAGCCCCCTCAAGATTTGTTAAATAG
- a CDS encoding 30S ribosomal protein S17e has product MGKVRTEMIKRISHKLVDNYERSFTTEFEPNKQFLKEIGLDVSKKLRNKIAGYVTRIMTIEATLEI; this is encoded by the coding sequence TTGGGTAAAGTACGGACAGAAATGATCAAACGGATCAGCCATAAACTCGTCGATAATTACGAGAGGAGTTTCACAACGGAGTTTGAGCCGAATAAGCAGTTCCTCAAAGAGATCGGCTTGGATGTATCCAAGAAGCTGAGAAACAAGATCGCCGGCTACGTGACCAGGATTATGACGATCGAGGCGACCCTAGAGATCTAA
- a CDS encoding NFYB/HAP3 family transcription factor subunit → MTNEIKVAPMHKLIKRAGAARVSEESATALGRALEEIGVKVAQEAIDYARHAGRKTVKARDIDIAANKVLGR, encoded by the coding sequence ATGACGAACGAAATTAAGGTTGCGCCGATGCATAAGCTGATTAAACGGGCAGGAGCAGCACGGGTAAGTGAGGAGAGCGCCACAGCCTTGGGAAGAGCCTTAGAGGAAATCGGTGTTAAGGTAGCTCAGGAGGCCATCGATTACGCTCGACACGCCGGTCGCAAAACCGTGAAAGCTAGAGACATTGACATAGCCGCTAACAAGGTTTTAGGTCGATAA
- a CDS encoding NAD(P)/FAD-dependent oxidoreductase yields MRSIECDIVVVGAGPAGSLAARVAAENGASTILLEEHQRVGHPIYCAEGLSLGGLKDAGIEPKPPVVCQEITRAKVFAPNRNYLELTTKNWKGYTLNREVFDSLLAEIAVDAGVDLFTSTKATDLIQKDGIAVGVKAVSKEEEFEISAKVVIGADGHASMVRRKAGLGEWFPDVVTCAQYKLGGLKLEDPGVNEFYLGREISPGGYAWVFPKSAEVANVGLGVRKIHTESPIKYLKRFVANDPRFKDAEIQLVNGGICPVSGALERAVSDGLMLTGDSAGQLIPTTGAGIHSGLESGKMAGEVAAKAVEEGNVSAERLSEYENQFNSYWGERIRNSRKVVEMLDKFSDENLNTLANVITNEDVLNLANGTSVVRTLTKVIARSPRGIIGLMSAYLAQ; encoded by the coding sequence ATGCGATCAATAGAATGTGATATCGTAGTTGTAGGAGCCGGGCCTGCTGGGAGCCTCGCTGCACGAGTTGCAGCGGAGAACGGAGCCTCCACAATTCTTCTTGAGGAGCATCAAAGAGTGGGGCATCCCATTTACTGCGCGGAAGGTCTCAGCTTAGGAGGCCTTAAGGACGCGGGGATTGAACCGAAGCCTCCTGTCGTCTGCCAGGAGATAACTAGGGCGAAAGTCTTTGCTCCCAACAGAAACTATCTCGAACTTACAACCAAAAACTGGAAAGGTTACACCCTCAATAGGGAGGTCTTTGACAGCCTACTGGCAGAAATAGCGGTTGATGCGGGGGTTGATCTTTTCACTAGTACTAAAGCCACCGATTTGATCCAAAAAGATGGAATCGCTGTGGGTGTGAAGGCAGTCTCAAAAGAGGAGGAGTTCGAAATATCTGCAAAGGTAGTCATCGGAGCGGATGGGCATGCCTCCATGGTCAGAAGGAAGGCCGGCCTCGGTGAATGGTTCCCTGATGTCGTTACATGCGCTCAATATAAGCTTGGAGGCCTCAAACTCGAAGATCCAGGGGTTAATGAGTTCTACCTCGGAAGAGAGATCTCCCCGGGAGGATACGCTTGGGTTTTCCCAAAGTCAGCCGAGGTGGCCAATGTAGGCCTCGGAGTACGCAAGATCCATACCGAATCACCCATAAAATACCTTAAACGGTTTGTCGCGAACGACCCACGCTTCAAAGACGCTGAGATACAGCTGGTGAATGGGGGCATCTGCCCCGTTTCCGGTGCACTCGAAAGAGCCGTTAGCGACGGACTGATGCTCACCGGAGACTCGGCAGGCCAGCTTATACCCACCACCGGGGCAGGCATCCATTCCGGGTTAGAGTCCGGGAAAATGGCCGGAGAGGTCGCGGCTAAGGCTGTGGAGGAGGGAAACGTCTCTGCGGAGAGACTCTCTGAATACGAGAACCAGTTCAATAGCTACTGGGGAGAGAGGATCAGGAACAGCCGAAAGGTTGTTGAGATGTTAGACAAGTTCTCAGATGAGAATCTGAACACCCTCGCGAATGTCATAACCAACGAGGACGTGCTCAACCTCGCGAATGGCACATCGGTGGTTAGAACCCTTACGAAGGTCATAGCTAGGTCTCCCCGAGGGATAATTGGCCTGATGTCAGCCTATCTCGCGCAATAA
- a CDS encoding amidase family protein, translating into MAVRLTFSSLKNAAKMIRDGKITSLELTEHLVRRIEKHNPAINAIVTFTKEEALAQAKAADEAFSRGESLGPFHGVPITIKDCFEVADVRTTAGAEKLSEYVPKEDSATVSRLRGAGAVILGKTNVPVYAGDWQSYNEIFGTTSNPWDLDMTPGGSTGGGAAAVAAGLSFISLGSDIGGSIRVPSIFCGLYGHKPTIKILPYRGHIPRRHTPLLTVAGPIARCPEDLKLALEVMGGPDREEARAYSWALPTSRHGSLSEYKIGYVLDHPNCPLTKEVKEAVRVAVDKLRGEVSTLEEGWPQGVDPVKQYINYRFLHASVYASFLKDEEFNELKVRAKDQDGSHEAFMALGWTAPMKLYHKAMADRAKAQAAWQKFFEIHDVFLLPASFTTAFPHDHSEPQWQREIPTPEGPRTYEDIYFWITFATLTGLPATVAPIGSSSSGLPIGIQIIGPYLEDATPIDFATRTKRLFGGFKPPAGYEE; encoded by the coding sequence ATGGCAGTAAGACTCACTTTCTCATCACTTAAGAACGCGGCAAAGATGATTAGGGATGGCAAAATAACATCCCTAGAGCTCACAGAGCACCTTGTCCGACGCATCGAGAAGCACAATCCGGCCATTAACGCCATCGTGACGTTCACTAAGGAGGAGGCTTTAGCCCAGGCAAAAGCTGCAGACGAGGCTTTCTCAAGAGGAGAATCCTTAGGTCCCTTCCATGGCGTCCCGATAACAATAAAAGACTGCTTTGAAGTTGCGGACGTTCGAACTACCGCCGGGGCGGAGAAACTCTCCGAATACGTCCCAAAGGAGGACTCGGCAACAGTATCCCGCCTAAGGGGTGCAGGCGCCGTGATATTGGGGAAGACTAATGTCCCCGTCTACGCCGGAGACTGGCAGAGCTACAACGAGATCTTTGGGACCACTAGCAACCCCTGGGACCTAGATATGACCCCAGGGGGATCCACAGGAGGCGGAGCAGCAGCAGTTGCCGCAGGACTTAGCTTCATCTCCCTGGGGAGTGACATTGGGGGTTCAATCAGGGTGCCCTCAATCTTCTGCGGGCTTTATGGTCACAAACCCACTATAAAGATCCTACCTTATCGTGGACACATTCCCCGGCGACACACTCCCCTCCTAACGGTTGCGGGACCCATTGCCCGGTGCCCCGAGGACCTCAAGTTGGCCCTGGAAGTGATGGGGGGACCAGATAGAGAGGAGGCTAGGGCATACAGTTGGGCACTGCCCACCTCAAGACATGGTTCCCTCTCGGAGTACAAGATCGGATACGTCCTAGACCACCCTAACTGCCCTTTGACCAAAGAGGTAAAAGAGGCCGTCAGGGTAGCAGTAGATAAATTGAGGGGGGAGGTTTCGACTCTAGAAGAGGGATGGCCGCAAGGAGTAGACCCCGTCAAGCAGTACATTAACTACAGGTTCCTCCATGCCTCAGTCTATGCTTCATTTCTCAAAGATGAGGAGTTCAATGAGCTAAAGGTGAGGGCCAAAGACCAGGACGGTAGCCACGAGGCCTTCATGGCCCTGGGGTGGACGGCGCCTATGAAGCTCTACCATAAGGCCATGGCAGACCGCGCGAAGGCCCAGGCCGCCTGGCAGAAATTCTTCGAGATTCATGACGTATTTCTCCTCCCCGCCTCTTTTACCACAGCTTTCCCTCATGATCACAGCGAACCACAGTGGCAACGGGAGATTCCTACTCCGGAGGGGCCAAGGACCTATGAAGATATCTACTTTTGGATCACTTTCGCCACTCTCACCGGGCTCCCTGCTACCGTAGCACCAATAGGATCCTCATCTTCCGGCTTGCCCATTGGCATCCAAATAATTGGGCCCTATCTAGAAGACGCCACCCCCATTGACTTTGCAACTAGGACAAAACGACTATTTGGGGGTTTCAAGCCACCAGCCGGCTATGAGGAATAG
- a CDS encoding amidohydrolase family protein, translated as MPGQKYESIFIKNGFILTMTGKGVGMVEDGAVAIVGDQIVAVGKTRDLEKEHRGSEKVFNARGKAVLPGFVDAHVHTSNTIKRGMGQDVPEIEWMLKTASPFTQYTKPEHIIRGTALGVLEEILSGTTCIGEIGGDLTSVAEKVFAPSGVRAHMANTINEIGAGSRPDAREPYIFFEDIGERKLRNAIDFLDKWHGAEGGRITCMFSPHAADMMSKELLLRVKKEANSRGMMSHIHVAQGGREAIQIDLRFGTTTVQYLDDIGFLDDTIIAAHCHQTTDEEVAILADRGVRYASCPTSIAIIDGITPPLALYIKLGGKSAAIGSDQANGNNSHNMLVEMKVAALLNKSRHRDPTVLPSWKMLRIATIEGAETIGLGDRIGSLEPGKKADLILLDLKVPHMTPVLSRPVRNITPNIVYSARGDEVETVIIDGRVIMENREVFTMDERRVIMEAQQAAEDVCNAATEDYMKADSQLARMAKRGLL; from the coding sequence GTGCCAGGACAAAAATATGAGAGCATATTTATCAAAAATGGATTCATCCTTACCATGACCGGTAAGGGGGTAGGCATGGTTGAGGACGGTGCTGTCGCAATAGTGGGGGACCAGATAGTCGCCGTAGGTAAGACGAGGGATCTCGAAAAGGAACACCGAGGATCGGAGAAGGTCTTTAATGCTAGGGGGAAGGCAGTTCTCCCAGGGTTTGTGGATGCCCATGTCCATACTTCCAACACCATCAAGAGGGGTATGGGGCAGGATGTCCCTGAGATCGAGTGGATGCTTAAGACTGCCTCGCCTTTCACTCAATACACAAAGCCTGAGCACATAATCCGGGGCACAGCCCTTGGTGTCCTGGAGGAGATCCTATCTGGGACCACATGTATCGGGGAGATTGGGGGAGACCTGACCTCTGTTGCAGAGAAGGTCTTCGCCCCCTCTGGGGTCAGGGCCCATATGGCGAACACAATCAACGAGATCGGCGCCGGCTCGAGGCCAGACGCTCGGGAGCCCTACATCTTCTTCGAGGACATTGGGGAGAGGAAACTCCGTAATGCCATTGATTTCCTCGATAAATGGCACGGAGCAGAGGGAGGACGGATCACCTGCATGTTCAGCCCTCACGCAGCTGACATGATGAGCAAGGAGCTGCTTCTCAGAGTCAAAAAGGAAGCAAACAGTCGGGGGATGATGAGTCATATCCATGTAGCCCAGGGCGGGCGAGAGGCCATCCAGATCGACCTCCGATTTGGTACCACTACAGTCCAGTACCTTGATGATATCGGCTTCCTTGACGACACTATCATTGCTGCCCACTGCCATCAGACCACAGACGAGGAGGTTGCCATCCTAGCCGACAGAGGCGTTCGATACGCGAGCTGCCCTACGAGCATTGCTATCATCGACGGGATCACCCCACCCCTCGCACTCTACATTAAGCTGGGGGGAAAGAGCGCTGCAATCGGCTCAGATCAGGCCAACGGTAACAACTCTCACAACATGCTGGTTGAGATGAAAGTTGCCGCTCTCCTTAACAAGTCTAGGCACAGAGACCCCACTGTTCTTCCCTCTTGGAAGATGCTTAGGATAGCCACCATTGAGGGGGCCGAGACCATCGGTCTTGGAGACCGCATCGGGAGCCTTGAGCCCGGGAAAAAGGCTGACCTTATCCTCTTGGACCTGAAGGTTCCTCATATGACTCCTGTACTCTCCCGCCCCGTCAGGAACATCACCCCCAACATAGTCTATAGCGCCCGAGGCGACGAGGTGGAGACCGTGATCATCGACGGGAGAGTCATCATGGAAAACCGGGAGGTCTTCACCATGGATGAGAGGAGGGTGATCATGGAAGCTCAGCAGGCCGCTGAGGATGTCTGCAACGCAGCCACGGAGGATTATATGAAGGCGGACTCTCAACTTGCAAGGATGGCTAAAAGAGGCCTACTCTAA